In a single window of the Limnochorda sp. L945t genome:
- a CDS encoding ABC transporter ATP-binding protein — MARESLREGLELEGISRSFRVGSREVWAVQDVSLEVGRGETFCLVGESGCGKTTTGRIAAGLIRPTRGTVRFRGDDVWRLSREDFATFRRSVQIIHQNPYASLNPLHSVEHILAIPLQRHHPGLSRREARQRAAELLTMVGLTPPGEFLPKLPHQLSGGQRQRVSIARSMTVEPSVVVADEPVSMVDVSLRAGILKVLERLRDEAGVGFVFITHDLAVARYFGRGGSIGVMYLGRMVEQGPTEEVVARPIHPYTRILLDAVAEPDPARTRTRRRIEPRSMDVPSLLRMPPGCPFHPRCPWYEPGLCDASVPPLRAISGRGSRSASREGPAASGRAVACHRVDESGELPPMAAVAPSGQQVSVR; from the coding sequence ATGGCGCGTGAAAGCTTGCGTGAAGGACTGGAGCTGGAGGGCATCTCGAGGTCGTTCCGGGTGGGCTCGCGCGAAGTATGGGCCGTGCAGGACGTCTCGCTGGAGGTGGGGCGAGGGGAGACCTTTTGCCTCGTGGGCGAAAGCGGCTGCGGCAAGACCACCACCGGGCGCATCGCCGCCGGGCTGATCCGCCCCACCCGGGGCACCGTTCGCTTCCGGGGAGACGATGTGTGGCGGCTTTCCCGGGAGGACTTCGCCACCTTCCGGCGCAGCGTGCAGATCATCCACCAGAACCCCTACGCCTCCCTCAACCCCCTGCACTCCGTCGAACACATCCTGGCCATCCCCCTGCAACGCCACCACCCGGGCCTGAGCCGCCGCGAGGCCCGGCAGCGGGCGGCGGAGCTGCTCACCATGGTGGGCCTGACGCCGCCGGGCGAGTTCTTGCCGAAGCTTCCGCACCAGCTCAGCGGCGGGCAGCGCCAGCGGGTCAGCATCGCCCGTTCGATGACCGTGGAGCCCAGCGTGGTGGTGGCCGACGAGCCGGTCTCGATGGTGGACGTGAGCCTGCGGGCCGGGATCTTGAAGGTGCTCGAGAGGCTGCGGGATGAAGCGGGAGTGGGGTTCGTCTTCATCACCCACGACCTGGCGGTGGCGCGGTACTTCGGGCGCGGCGGCTCCATCGGGGTGATGTACCTGGGCCGGATGGTAGAACAGGGGCCGACGGAGGAGGTGGTGGCCAGGCCCATCCATCCCTACACCCGCATTCTGCTCGACGCGGTGGCGGAGCCCGACCCGGCGCGCACCCGCACGCGCCGGCGCATCGAGCCCCGGAGCATGGACGTGCCGAGCCTGCTGCGGATGCCGCCGGGGTGTCCCTTCCATCCGCGATGCCCCTGGTACGAACCGGGGCTGTGCGACGCCTCGGTGCCGCCGCTGCGGGCCATCTCCGGTCGCGGCTCGAGGTCGGCGAGCCGGGAAGGGCCGGCGGCCTCGGGGAGGGCCGTGGCGTGCCACAGGGTGGATGAGTCAGGCGAACTGCCCCCCATGGCGGCCGTGGCCCCGTCCGGCCAGCAGGTGAGCGTCCGGTGA
- a CDS encoding ABC transporter substrate-binding protein, whose amino-acid sequence MRRSIDGRIGRILAMVLVVGLAAGLGSAAGIAAAPSEFHGAWPYVVPPGGHFNTFVVNHLGMGLYQQLMEEPLAFYYWASGTYEPILATEWRLIPPDRFEVHLRQGVRFSDGTPFNADDVVATFAIGRLYNWVIWKYVDRIEKVNDSTVVFHMKDPSSVVPRYALREPIRSDSVYGTWARRVQQLLDEGKGTDSPEWKQLRADFEKFRPSSIVGTGPYNLDVRSISESQATLVKVPTAWAASRVKFDRVVLYNGETPQVTPLVLSKQVDYATHGFPPATERSMVQQGIRVVRPPTYTGPAIFFNNKVYPLNRPEVRQAIAMVIKRDENARVSLGDSAKPSRYMAGFSDNLVPAWLTESQRERLDPYAYDPDKAAELLKSIGFRKGSDGVWVTDQGKPMALELSVPAEYADWSAAAENAAEQLTRFGIKTTVRAITFTQQPIEIQQGRFQMAIQAWGVGNPHPHFSFVQDLFTYNYVLAPGPGMSFDLKQKTKALGEVDLEQLVVEAGAGLDEAKQKDAVAKAAIAFNELLPIIPLWERYGNNAVLENVRVAGWPPDGDPIYRNSLYTDPFHIILIHLGRVHPTG is encoded by the coding sequence ATGCGGCGCAGCATCGACGGGAGGATCGGGCGCATACTGGCGATGGTGCTGGTCGTAGGGCTGGCGGCGGGCCTCGGGAGCGCCGCGGGCATCGCGGCGGCACCGAGCGAGTTCCACGGAGCATGGCCGTACGTGGTGCCACCGGGAGGACACTTCAACACGTTCGTCGTCAACCATCTCGGGATGGGCCTGTACCAACAACTGATGGAAGAGCCGTTGGCGTTCTACTATTGGGCCTCGGGCACGTACGAGCCCATCCTGGCCACGGAGTGGCGCCTCATCCCGCCCGATCGGTTCGAGGTGCACCTGCGCCAGGGCGTGCGCTTCAGCGACGGGACGCCCTTCAACGCCGACGACGTGGTCGCGACCTTCGCGATCGGGCGGCTGTACAACTGGGTCATCTGGAAGTACGTCGACCGGATCGAGAAGGTCAACGACTCCACCGTCGTGTTCCACATGAAGGATCCTTCGAGCGTGGTGCCCCGCTACGCTCTGAGGGAGCCCATCCGCTCCGACTCGGTCTACGGCACCTGGGCCAGGCGGGTGCAGCAACTCCTCGACGAGGGCAAGGGCACCGATTCGCCGGAATGGAAGCAGCTGCGGGCCGATTTCGAGAAGTTCCGGCCGTCGAGCATCGTAGGCACGGGGCCTTATAACCTCGACGTCCGCAGCATCTCGGAGTCGCAGGCGACCCTGGTGAAGGTGCCGACGGCGTGGGCGGCGTCGAGGGTCAAGTTCGACCGCGTGGTGCTGTACAACGGGGAGACGCCCCAGGTCACACCGCTGGTGCTGTCGAAGCAGGTCGACTACGCCACGCACGGCTTTCCGCCCGCTACCGAGAGGAGCATGGTGCAGCAAGGTATCCGCGTGGTTCGGCCTCCGACGTACACGGGGCCCGCGATCTTCTTCAACAACAAGGTATATCCCTTGAACCGGCCCGAGGTCCGGCAGGCCATCGCCATGGTGATCAAACGGGACGAAAACGCCCGCGTGTCGCTCGGCGACTCGGCGAAGCCGTCCCGGTACATGGCAGGCTTCAGCGACAACCTCGTCCCTGCGTGGCTGACGGAAAGCCAGCGGGAGCGGCTCGACCCCTACGCGTACGACCCCGACAAAGCGGCCGAGCTGCTGAAGTCCATAGGATTCCGGAAGGGCTCTGACGGGGTCTGGGTGACCGATCAGGGCAAGCCGATGGCGCTCGAGCTCTCGGTACCGGCCGAGTACGCCGACTGGTCGGCGGCGGCCGAAAACGCCGCGGAGCAGCTGACGCGCTTCGGCATCAAGACGACCGTGCGGGCCATCACCTTCACGCAACAGCCGATCGAGATCCAGCAGGGCCGGTTCCAGATGGCCATCCAGGCATGGGGAGTCGGCAACCCCCATCCCCACTTCTCCTTCGTGCAGGATCTGTTCACCTACAACTACGTGCTCGCCCCCGGCCCCGGCATGAGCTTCGACCTCAAGCAGAAGACCAAGGCCCTGGGCGAGGTGGACCTGGAGCAGCTCGTGGTCGAGGCCGGCGCCGGCCTCGACGAAGCCAAGCAAAAGGATGCGGTGGCCAAGGCAGCCATCGCCTTCAACGAACTGCTCCCCATCATCCCGCTCTGGGAGCGCTATGGCAACAACGCCGTGCTGGAGAACGTGCGGGTGGCGGGATGGCCGCCCGACGGCGACCCCATTTACCGTAACAGCCTGTACACTGACCCGTTCCACATCATCCTGATCCACCTGGGGCGGGTGCACCCGACAGGATGA
- a CDS encoding ECF transporter S component, which produces MAASQVPSPDASPAATQTQSRARIRTMLVTALMSALVVALGLTPAGFVPVPTPAGAATTIHIPVILAALAEGPAAGAVTGLLFGAFSFWRAITAAPNPIARMMFSDPLVAFGPRILIGIVAYLALRAAASRGGRWAVAFLVAAVLADATYRLTSQRQTSVSDPYPVVTPVGLVAVLGVAALTVWLTLRLLRSRDVGPALAALLGSLTNTVGVLGLATWRGYLPWQVSLGIGAVQGLPEAFVAMILTVAVYRALRRAGLVRAPAGEGAPESYGTGARGG; this is translated from the coding sequence ATGGCTGCTTCTCAGGTTCCCTCTCCTGATGCGTCCCCTGCCGCGACCCAGACCCAAAGCCGCGCCCGGATCCGCACCATGCTCGTCACCGCACTCATGAGCGCGCTGGTCGTGGCGCTGGGCCTCACGCCGGCGGGCTTCGTGCCCGTCCCCACGCCGGCAGGCGCCGCGACGACCATTCACATCCCGGTCATCCTGGCGGCGCTGGCCGAGGGGCCGGCGGCGGGCGCCGTCACGGGTCTGCTGTTCGGGGCGTTCAGCTTCTGGCGGGCCATCACCGCAGCTCCCAATCCCATTGCGCGCATGATGTTCAGCGACCCTCTGGTCGCCTTCGGCCCCCGCATCCTCATCGGCATCGTGGCATACCTGGCCCTGCGCGCCGCCGCGAGCCGCGGCGGCCGGTGGGCGGTCGCGTTCCTGGTGGCCGCCGTGCTCGCCGACGCGACCTATCGCCTGACCAGCCAGCGGCAAACGTCGGTCTCGGACCCGTACCCCGTCGTCACGCCGGTGGGCCTGGTGGCTGTGCTGGGCGTGGCGGCGCTGACGGTATGGCTGACGCTGCGGCTGCTGCGGAGCCGGGACGTGGGCCCGGCCCTCGCGGCGCTGCTCGGGAGCCTTACCAACACGGTGGGCGTCCTGGGGCTGGCCACGTGGCGGGGCTACCTGCCGTGGCAGGTGTCGCTCGGCATCGGCGCGGTGCAGGGGTTGCCGGAGGCGTTCGTGGCCATGATCCTCACCGTGGCCGTCTACCGGGCACTGCGGCGGGCGGGGTTGGTGCGCGCGCCGGCCGGCGAAGGCGCCCCTGAGAGCTACGGCACCGGCGCCCGGGGAGGGTAA
- a CDS encoding type III pantothenate kinase yields MLLVFDVGNTSTKIGLLQGRELSRHWDLSTQADRTADEWGIVLEVLFARAGRKFAEVDGAAIACVVPPALAAIERFVRRDLRSEPLVVGPGVHTGMPIRYENPREVGADRIVTAVAAHEEYGAPVIAIDFGTATTFDVVDAAGAYAGGVIAPGVGIATEALFEHASRLPRVEMLRPPRVIGRNTVQSMQSGILYGFAGQVDGIVRRIRQELGAEARVVATGTYAELVSQASETIDAVDPFLALKGLATVYRRNRATGS; encoded by the coding sequence ATGCTGCTGGTCTTCGACGTCGGCAACACGTCGACGAAGATCGGGCTGTTGCAGGGGCGGGAGCTGTCCCGGCACTGGGACCTTTCCACCCAGGCGGACCGCACGGCAGACGAGTGGGGTATCGTGCTCGAGGTGCTCTTTGCCCGGGCCGGCCGGAAGTTCGCCGAGGTCGACGGCGCTGCCATCGCCTGCGTCGTGCCGCCGGCACTGGCGGCCATCGAGCGGTTCGTCCGCCGGGACCTCCGCTCGGAACCGCTCGTCGTGGGGCCGGGGGTGCACACCGGGATGCCCATCCGCTACGAAAACCCGCGAGAGGTCGGCGCCGACCGCATCGTGACCGCAGTAGCCGCCCACGAGGAGTATGGGGCGCCCGTCATCGCCATCGACTTCGGGACGGCGACGACCTTCGACGTGGTGGACGCGGCCGGGGCGTATGCCGGAGGGGTCATCGCACCGGGCGTGGGCATCGCGACCGAGGCGCTCTTCGAGCACGCCTCGAGGTTGCCGCGGGTGGAGATGCTCCGACCGCCCCGGGTCATCGGGCGCAACACGGTGCAGTCCATGCAATCCGGCATCCTGTACGGCTTCGCCGGGCAGGTCGACGGGATCGTGCGGCGCATCCGCCAGGAGCTCGGCGCCGAGGCAAGGGTCGTGGCGACGGGTACGTACGCCGAGCTGGTGAGCCAGGCGAGCGAGACCATCGACGCCGTGGATCCGTTCCTGGCGCTCAAGGGCCTCGCGACCGTGTACCGCCGTAACCGGGCAACGGGGAGTTGA
- the trhA gene encoding PAQR family membrane homeostasis protein TrhA, whose amino-acid sequence MTVHLREPVSGLTHAAGAVLSIGALVLLVRTAASSGSVWAVVGFALFGASLILLYTASALYHLLPLPARGTAILRRIDHSMIYVLIAGTYSPILLAPLRGAWGWSLFALVWTLAAIGITLKVFWFGTPRWLTVLFYVGLGLLVIPMLPLLLRAVPAGTLTWIGIGGLFYLAGAAVYALKWPRLAVGRFGFHELFHLLVMAGSFSHFWGIWAFLLPR is encoded by the coding sequence ATGACGGTGCACTTGAGGGAACCGGTGAGCGGGCTGACCCACGCGGCCGGGGCGGTCCTGTCGATCGGCGCGCTGGTCCTGCTGGTTCGCACGGCTGCATCCAGCGGCAGTGTGTGGGCCGTGGTGGGGTTCGCGCTGTTCGGGGCGAGCCTGATCCTGCTTTACACGGCGAGTGCCCTCTACCATTTGCTCCCCCTGCCTGCCAGAGGGACGGCCATCCTGCGGCGCATCGATCACTCCATGATCTACGTGCTCATCGCCGGCACGTACAGCCCCATCCTGCTGGCGCCCCTGCGCGGGGCCTGGGGATGGAGCCTGTTCGCCCTGGTGTGGACCCTGGCCGCCATCGGCATCACGCTCAAGGTCTTCTGGTTCGGCACGCCGCGGTGGCTGACCGTGCTCTTCTACGTCGGGCTCGGGCTGCTGGTGATCCCGATGCTGCCCCTGCTCCTCCGGGCGGTCCCTGCCGGCACGCTCACGTGGATCGGCATCGGCGGGCTGTTCTACCTGGCCGGCGCGGCCGTCTACGCGCTCAAGTGGCCCCGGCTGGCGGTGGGGCGCTTCGGTTTCCACGAGCTTTTCCACCTGCTGGTGATGGCAGGAAGCTTCAGCCATTTCTGGGGTATCTGGGCTTTCTTGTTGCCGCGTTGA
- a CDS encoding MDR family MFS transporter, producing the protein MEDTTIGARTGGNMAAGGDAAGEAGRVTEAARASNRITGARRWWALAAVMVSMFFSSLDQTVVSAAMPVIIGELHGFALYAWVFTAYMMASAVTVPIYGKLSDVYGRKPFYVFGLATFMAGSILAGQARSMEWLVAARALQGIGGGALLSMPSATIGDIFNPRERARWMGLVMLLFGVSSIIGPTLGGWITDHMGWRWVFYINLPVGTAALLAVAYALPTVRLPGRPRVDWAGSALLVVALVPMLLAFTWAGSTYSWTSPQVVSALASSAVAFAWFLVVERRAPDPLLAPELFAQPIFASTAVVGLLVSIAMFAGVMFMPLFVQGVLGTSAEGSGVVMTPMMLSFIAGSALSGQILSRTGRYKVQAILGAGVMVAGMGMLRHMGVDSSTGDVVRNAVILGVGVGSLMPLVNVAAQNAFPYRMLGVVNATQQFVRSLGGVVAAPVFGTILTRAFQASLEQRLQEPLAGVVRRLSLDPQALITADAQARLRGAFEGTGAQGQGMYETFVHALRYALADGTGRLFTLGLWLALAALVATLLLQEIPLKRDEFYAEAEGTVSKAEARDFAQPAGASPAAGEEGEP; encoded by the coding sequence ATGGAAGATACGACCATCGGCGCGCGGACAGGCGGGAACATGGCGGCGGGTGGAGATGCGGCGGGAGAGGCCGGCCGGGTGACGGAGGCCGCCCGGGCGAGCAACCGCATCACGGGGGCCCGCCGGTGGTGGGCTTTGGCCGCCGTCATGGTGTCGATGTTTTTCTCCTCGCTCGACCAGACGGTCGTCTCGGCGGCAATGCCCGTCATCATCGGGGAGCTCCACGGCTTCGCCCTGTACGCCTGGGTCTTCACGGCGTACATGATGGCCTCCGCGGTGACGGTGCCCATCTACGGAAAGCTGTCGGACGTATACGGCCGCAAGCCTTTCTACGTCTTCGGCCTGGCGACGTTCATGGCGGGATCGATCCTGGCGGGGCAGGCCCGCAGCATGGAGTGGCTGGTGGCCGCCCGGGCCCTGCAGGGAATCGGCGGCGGCGCTCTCCTCAGCATGCCGTCGGCCACCATCGGCGACATCTTCAACCCACGGGAACGAGCCCGCTGGATGGGCCTCGTCATGCTGCTCTTCGGAGTCTCGAGCATCATCGGCCCCACGCTGGGCGGCTGGATCACGGACCACATGGGATGGCGGTGGGTCTTTTACATCAACCTGCCCGTGGGTACGGCAGCCCTCCTGGCCGTGGCGTACGCCCTGCCCACGGTGCGCCTGCCCGGACGTCCACGAGTGGACTGGGCCGGTAGCGCCCTGTTGGTCGTGGCCCTCGTGCCCATGCTCCTCGCCTTCACGTGGGCAGGGTCGACTTACTCGTGGACTTCGCCGCAGGTCGTGTCCGCGCTCGCCTCGTCGGCCGTGGCGTTCGCCTGGTTCCTGGTCGTGGAGCGGCGTGCGCCCGACCCGCTGCTCGCGCCGGAGCTGTTCGCCCAGCCCATCTTCGCCTCGACGGCTGTCGTGGGGTTGCTGGTCTCCATCGCGATGTTCGCAGGCGTGATGTTCATGCCCCTGTTCGTCCAGGGCGTGCTGGGCACGTCGGCCGAAGGGTCGGGCGTCGTCATGACCCCCATGATGCTGAGCTTCATCGCCGGCAGCGCCCTCAGCGGGCAGATCCTGTCGCGCACGGGCCGGTACAAGGTGCAGGCGATCCTGGGTGCCGGCGTCATGGTCGCCGGGATGGGCATGCTCCGCCACATGGGAGTCGACAGCTCCACTGGCGACGTGGTGCGCAACGCCGTCATCCTGGGCGTCGGGGTCGGTTCGCTCATGCCGCTCGTCAACGTCGCCGCCCAAAACGCCTTCCCGTACCGGATGCTGGGCGTGGTCAACGCCACGCAGCAGTTCGTCCGCTCCCTGGGCGGGGTCGTGGCGGCGCCGGTCTTCGGCACCATCCTGACCCGGGCCTTCCAGGCCAGCCTGGAGCAGCGGCTGCAGGAGCCGCTGGCAGGAGTGGTGCGCCGGCTCTCGCTCGACCCGCAGGCGCTCATCACCGCCGACGCCCAGGCCAGGCTGAGGGGCGCCTTCGAAGGGACGGGGGCGCAAGGCCAGGGGATGTACGAGACGTTCGTCCATGCGTTGCGGTACGCGCTGGCAGACGGGACGGGGCGGCTCTTCACCCTTGGGCTGTGGCTGGCGCTCGCGGCCCTGGTGGCGACGCTGTTGCTCCAGGAAATCCCCCTCAAGCGGGACGAGTTTTACGCCGAGGCGGAAGGCACTGTCTCGAAGGCCGAGGCACGAGACTTTGCGCAGCCGGCCGGGGCGTCGCCGGCTGCAGGCGAGGAGGGCGAGCCATGA